gtattttatttttttatctgcaGGGAACTCAAAACTGTACAACTTACCAGAGGAGCCTTTTACGAGACAGTTTTACCTTGTTCACTCAGGGGAACAGTGTGGGTGAGTATCAAGTTCAAGTGGATTTTTGTATGGCCAGCCCTGATCGCTTATGGTGGAAGCGGGCCTTGGCCAATCTGCCCGAGTGCCACGCAGTGCTGCCACCTTGTGGCCAACCAGAGTACTTCGCACCACTAACCCAAACACTTGGATTAATGCTTATTTTGGGGTTTCAGGGAAAGGACTTCAGGGGAGATTATGGCAAGAGACAGAAGTGTGCCTAACCTCACTGAAGGTTCTTTGCATGAGGTGAGTACACTGGCTTACAATTTTTAAAGTCTGGGCTTTTCAAAAATAGTCCATAATAAACACATTTCTCCGTGAAAGTCACCTCATGTCCTTACCCCCTTCACTGAAAGAATTAGCACCAGGTAAAACTTCAGCTCTTCAGTGAGACAGGCCAAGTACAAGGAATGTGGGAGCTGTGCATGCGCAGGAAGCTGCAGGCCAGGGTGTGTGGTAGATGCAGTGCCTTGGCGCTCTCCGCAGTAAGAACAAAGAGGTGGGGAAGCCACAGCCCAGCCACGTCCACGTTAGACAGTTCCACATGTGGCCGCCGCCTCTTGCTCTACCGAGTCTCTGAACCATAAACGGAAGCCCAGTTTACAGTCTACTACTGTGAGTGACTCTTCTCAGAAACACGCCTTCCCAGATTGCTGAGGAGAGTAGCGGATGTGACATGAGACATGTACAACGTCTAAGCCATTTCAGGGAATCTGTAGTTCTTATTAGCATGACAAGCTTTAGCAATATGCATATTTTTTTGAAGGATGGTCTCATTCTATGGCTGGCTTCAGacccacagcaatcttcctgcctcagcctcccaggtgctaggagattacaggtgtgagccaccatgctcagctgacaTGACACATTGATTCCTGTAGCTTTGCGCCATGCTTCCTCCAGTGTGGGAAGCCCACAAGCTTGAAATCTCACTTGGCCCTCACTGTGTGACGTGACTGCCATTACTGTTTCTCAGCTGGGTGCATGGGGATGGCAGTGGTGTGTATCCTGCCAAGTTCTAAAGACGAGCTGGGAAAACCTGCAAAGCACTTACGTGTCTGTAGCACGTGGAGTGTACCTATCCAtgtccatcatcatcaccacagGGGCATTAGACTTCTGAGCCCACTATTTGACATCCTCATGAGCAACCGCCATTGTCATAACAGTGGTTAAAAATGcagtgcaggactggagagatggcttagcggttaatgtgcttgcctgtaaagctaaaggacataggcttgattccctaggacccacataaagccaggtgcacaagggtgtgcatgcttctggagttcgtttgcagtggctatatgctgtggtgcacccgttctctccctctgcctctttgtcaaataaataaaagtaaaatatatgcaGTGACGACCCAAACTGAATTGTCCCTTTTCCTTCAGCCAGTGGAGCAGAACCTGCCCGGCCAGAGCAGATGTCAGGGCACCGAGGAAGGAAACGAGGGGCCTGCGCTGAGGCAGGCTGCCCCTGGGCCCAGGCGGACACTCTGCAGGCACACGGTGGGTGATGCAGCCATAGCCCAGGGTCCGCAGCCAGCCAGCCACCATGCCACACCCAAAGACGCTCACGTTTCCCAGTCTCCACAGGATGCAGAGAAGTGAGTCCGCAGGAAGATAAGCCGAGCCTGAGTGTATTAGAACCAATTTGCTTTCCACTAAGCGGCACGGGCTGTCTGCAGCAGAAAGTTCCCCAAAGCTTTTCAGTGGCCGAGTGAATGACTGCTACACAAAACCTACATCATCTCTTCCTCTGCAAAGCTAACAGCCCCTGAGAGTACCGGAAATATTCAGCTCCTTAATCTGGGATGTTATCTTCCAAATGTTCAGTTTCTGAGGTGACAGGGAGGTTTCATGGTCAGAACCTGACTTCCCTCTACTGAAAGGTGCTATCCCTCTGGGCATGTGCAAGTTAGCAGGCCCTAAGTGGAGCATCCTGCCCGGAGAAGTCAGAGCAGCAGCTGAGTGGCTCTCATGGTACTGTGGAGGCAGAATGGGCCTTCGGAATGAAGAAGCGGAACCCAGAACATGACTCTGCAATGCAACGCTTGAACCAGAAGATGCCTAAATGCGTTGTGATGTTCCTGTCAGTGAAGAGGCTGCGTCAGCCTTGTTCCACACCGCACGTCCCTGGCACGCGTGCGCCTGCAGTGGTGGGCATGCCTTTTTCCGTTAAGAGCGTCTTTCACTTGTCACAGCTGGTGGGTGGTTGTCCGAGAGACTGGCACATCTTAAGTCTTTTCATTCAAATTCAAAACTTACAGCACAAACCAGGTCCATTACTTTGAGTTAGAATttgccatttcttcctttttataaatttctatagattctgttatttttttatgttatggGTCTAGAGCTGCAAACATGGGTTTGTTCCGAgtacatttttaaataactttgtaATAGGGAAATGGTTTTGTGCACATTCTGGGTTATACTTGCGTATGTATAGGAAGGAGGGGCTGATTATTTTTCTACCAAAGTAATTTATGATTTCTAATTTTCCAATGTGCCTTGGATATGTGCCAAATGATGGAAAAGAAACAGTAAACTTTATGATTTTTGAGCGTGTTAGGGTAAGATTTTCTGATGCTTTGATGTGACAGTTCTCTGTGCCTTAGGTAGGGGAGCACAGCCCTAATGGATGGACACAGCAGGTTTTGTGAGAAGGGCAATCAGCTACCGTGCAGCGGGCATTCCCTCCTACCTGACCAGGGGCACACAAAGATATGTCTGCCTGCCTGTATGGATCTTTGTGCGGCACTGAACTTAGGACCTTCTGCGTGCTAGACGTGTACTCTGAGCAGCCCCTCAGCCCTGTTGTTAGAGGTTTTTGTGACGGAGGCTGGCTAAgttgcccaggttggtcttgaatttactctgcagctttaggcaggccttgaactttcagcctTACTGCTccgcctcctgagtagctgagagCACAGGAACTTCCTGGTACACAGAAAACGAGCTGATGGTCACCATTCCTTCTATTTTTCCTGTTCCATTTTTAAGCAAAACCACTTTATTAAGTTGCTGTGGTTCTCTAGCATTCAAATGATCAGTTTATCAGTACACATTCTCAAGATGCAATTTTTAACTATTAATTGTATGCTGTGCACGCGGGCCCCAGCATGTGTGGAGGTGAaagacaacttcaaggtgtctgctCCACCTTCTGTGggacagtctcttgctgctgcaaagggcTGTCAAGACTGTCCTCTGGCTCCACCCCTCACTGTCAGAGGCCCTCCTGGGGATTAAATTGCACTTGCCACTTGGGTTTTCACCgtggtgctggggacagaacctgggccagcatgctTCACaagcctttactgctgagccgcCTCAACCCCTCATAATGCATTTGTTGCTGACTCTGCACCTGAGAGAGCCATCTACTTTGATGATTTCCAAATGCTTCAGCTCATTCTGTACTGGAAGGAAAGACAAGCTTAAGGTGGCAGTTTAGAAATTGGTGATGGCCCAACTTCTGTTTTCTGTAACGTTTTGAGTTCCAGTCGTCAGCTCACTGACTTACAATAAGAAGACTTGGGATGGCCACTCCACTTTCCCTAGGCCAGAGTGCACTCCACCCTTGGGTGGTGACTTTGGGACCTTTGTCCTTGTCTACAGACCCTGTTTTCCCTCTGGTATGTGGGGGGGGTCTTTGAAAGTCAGGAGTGTGGCAGTCTTAACACGCTTAAGCAGTAGCTGTCATGGGGACAGTGAGGCTTCTGGAAGAGAAAGCCTGAAACTAAGCATGGTGACAACCAACTCAGGTCTTTCTAGCACTTTTGTATGAGCCCTAACACGAAATTTACCTGTaattaggtttttttaaaaatatattaatttatttacaagcagacatGAGAcagatgggcacaccaaggcctccagccaccgcaaacaaactccagacgcaaacGTCACTTCGTGCATCCAGTGCCACTTCATACATAATGGCTtttcatgggggctggggaaccaaacccgggttgttagctttgtaggcaagaacctgaaccactgagccacctctccagctcctgtaaTTAGGATTTTGTTTTAACAAATTTGGACCATGACACTTCTACCCTTAAGAACGGACAGTCCTACTGGTCCATTTCTTTATGCAGAAATGTCAGCCATTCTAGCCCCAGTACAATCTCAGACAGCGAACCCATGGACGAGCAGGTGCTGACCGAAGCTAAGACTGTCAGTACCTGCTCTGCTGCCTGGCTCCAGCAGCGCCACACAGCTCACTTCCCACTGCTTTCCTGCCGAGTTCCTACTATTACTATTACATGTTAGAATTAAGACACTTAAATAAGTTTATGATTTACACTTATGAGTGAACATTTTCATAACCTACTGGAAGCACAAGGGAGTGTGGGTCTGCCTTCAGCCCGACCTTCGTCACTGAGTTGCCCAGAACACAGCACGGTATGTGCCTGCTTAACTGTCTCACGTGGGACCTTCAAGAGAAGGAATCTTACAGGCACGCACGCTGTTTCTCCAccagcatgtgctactttgctgGAAGCATCACTGGCTGTTTTGGATAGGAATGGCATTTGTTAGGTAACCTAACTTCAGTGCCTTTGAAAGGTAGATTATAAAAGAGATCAAAGCTGTAATTTTCTAATATTACAAGTACTACCTGCAGGAGAACTCACCTGCTTTTAGAACTTACATCTTAGGAACACAAGACAGGTCAGGCATTAAAGCAGATTCTGCTGCCCATGACGTCGCTTGCTGCCACAGCTGTGGTTTTCTTCTTTCTGACTCACTGGCACAGTCCACTTCTCCTAAGGACATGTCCCCACCTCATACTAATGTCACAGCTGCAACCACATTTAAACACTTCTGGTAGGAagggaaaataattaaaatgcataTCTCTGCTCACTTATTCATGATACTAACACGCCCAGACTGCTTGAGTTTGCATAACAAGTTTATTTTCCAAAAGGCATATATAGACAGTAAACAAAGTAAATACGTAACGGATTGTATGTAACTGCCCAGAACGACTCCATCAAGTCCCTGAACATCTTTTATTCAGTAATCGTCATCTTCATCCGAGTCCATTACCTTTCTTCTAttgaactgggggggggggggaagggttaaATGACTGTCAGAATGTGTTTAATAAAACATAACTCAGGATTTCCTAAGTAACACTGCTACCACGGCAAGCAAGGCTCTTAGTGTCTAATACAaccagggggtggggaggggtgggacCGCAGTGGTGAGAGCCTCAACAATTACAACCTTCTCCACACAGCGTGCCAGCCTTTCTGGCTGCCCGTGTGTTACAAGAACAAGAGTTATGGTCTAGGGGTCAGGACGAGTGCTTAGAGACAAATTCAGAACTGAACTCTGAGCACCAGCCTTGTCTGTGGCCACACACGCCCCAAGACACTTACTTtaactgttgttttcttttctgtttgttggcTTACTTTTTCAAGTATTTCTATTAAGCCTTGTTCTGACACCTAGAATAGCAAGAAAAACAAAGTGTTAAAGAGCGCCCCAAGCAGACAGTCGGAGTCTTGTTTTAAAGAGCGCCCGGAGCAGACGGCCCTGTCCTGGTTTCTAGGGGACGGCAGAAGCAGTCAGGAGTGGAGGCGGCTTGCTCAGGAAGGTCGCGGCTCGGAGCCTGTGAATGTCCTCATCACCACAGGCCGGCAGTGGCCACCGTGTGAGGGCCACAGGTACAGGTGCACCGCCTGTCCACGGGCAGCTTAACTACCACCACCGCCGTCACAAGCTCCACTTCTCCCCTACAGGACGGGGCTCCAGACACGCATGGCCACAGCCAtgttatgtggctcctggggatgGAGCTCGGGGCTCTCaggcttgcataggaagtgctccTAACAGctgggacatctctccagcccacacacgcGTCTTAGGATGGGCAAGCATCAGTCAGGGTTGGCAACACGGGTGATTGCTCTcacctttaaaatgtttttcagaGTCAACAAGAAATTTATATTCAGGTATGAAAACAGTTAGGAAAGCCAAGATTTTAGAACATATACAAAGTTCCCTTAAAGCAGAGTTACCTTCCCATTGAGCTGTCCATATCTTGCCATCTGGATAAGGTAGTTTTCTACTGCTTTAGTtttttcaggctttacaagtgctAAGTtacttactgaaaaaaaaaaaatgaaaaaggcatcAAGACTAAATGCACCAATCAGACCTTCAAACCATGCACTAACATTTCCAAAGGACATCACAATGCAGGTGTCTGTCAATGGGTGAAAGGGACAGCAGACAGGGATGTTGCCTCtcttaaaaatgagaaaaccaaagcctgctggcctgtcaGTCAgtccttcagcagcagtggtggtggcagaGCGAAGGCCTGGCCCTAGCCTCCCGCCTTCCTAGACGGCTGCTGGAAAGCGACTGTGATTCCCGCTGCGACCCGTGCTGCTCAAGACTGGTCTTCCCAAACGCGGAAGACACTCGGCTATTCTGAcgactctctccttccttccctttcacaTGGTTTTCCCTCTCACTTTACTAAGAAAATCTGAACATGACAGTACCTTGAGTGCTTTCAATCTCTGGCTCCCCATCACCCCTCTCAACAGCCAGCAGCACCCTGTGACTGACTGGCTGCCGGGAGCAGAGCCACCCGTGTCTGCTGAACATGCACTCCACGGGCGTCTCCACAGCACACGGTAGCTGAGCTGCAatcatgtgtgtttttttttttttcttttttgaggtaaggtctctaacaagttgacctggatttcactatgtggcctcaggctggccttgaattcatagtgatcctcccacttctgcctcctgagtgctggggttaaaggcatatctTACCACACATGGCTGCAATCATGACTTAAAACTGGTTTTCTATGCTTATGAACTTTACAATTCTTAGATAATGTATATTTTGAGTATCTTTAAACAGACATTTCATTTACAGatagtatacacatatatgtacagccatatatatatacaccatatacacatatatgtacatatatgtgtgtacagcCATTGCTATCTGTAAATGAAAtgtctgtttatatatatataatttatatatatatatatttatatatatttatacttatatatacatttatatatgtatataaaatctcCATCCATCTAACTAGCTCAAGCCAATGTTATGggaataaggaaacagaaagtgCTTACACCTGGCCCGGGCTGACTGATCCAGAACTTGGGCTAACACAGTGTTTCTCATTTCTGCTTCCCTACAACAAAACACAGGTCAGGCAAAATTAGAACTAAGCTGTCAGCATACCTACTGAACAAACTGTATTCCATTTGTTAAGGGACGCCTTAATGGTGGTACACAGGCTGCAATGCTAGGGGCCTCTGCCTTCAGGAGCCAGCTCTGTATTACACAGGTGTACACCTACCAGCATGGCAGAAAACCACATTTCCTTATGTTTCACAGCAACTTAAGTACCTACCATGGCTCATGCTGCAAGTGTGCAGCCGAACATGAGCCACTAGACCAAGTGACCTACCTGTGTGCTTTCCCTAGTGGTGAGGCTGGGGCCTACGGAGGCCATGAAAGAGCTAAAAGTGATTGAGGCCCAGGaaaaccagggtccttttttttgggggggggtgattgCAGGAATGAAACTTAACTCTAACTGTATCTCTGCTTTCTTCCTACCTACCAAACTAGTGCATGAGACACTGGTTTCAAACCTTTTAGCTTTTGTGGAGACAAGCAtagttcccaggctggcctggaactcactacgtagccgAGGGCTAGCCTCAAGCTCTCAAATCTTTCCTCCCTCAGCTCCCTGAGCaagattacaagtgcatgccaccacagtTGGCTCCTGAcctttttcaaaagaattttcttcctttcttatttctaatGAAGCCCTTCAAGGAAGCTAACACAGAGAGCAGACCACAGCAGAGACATTCCAGCTGAGTCAAAAGGAGCGCTGGGGCTGGGTGTGCCCAGTATCTGTGGCTTGTGGAGCTGGACTTAAAAAACTCACTTCCACAGGTGATTTCCTCATAGCTTCTGGACAGTTTAGCTCTGCCATGAACTACGAACTACAATCATTTTCTTCTCCTGAACCTACAATGTCCTGGGCTGTAAGATGCACTGCAGTTTAGCCTGTCTGTTCTTACAGTGATGGAGATTAAACGCAGGGCTTCTTGTATGGTAGGCCATCTCTCGACCCCTGCATTACATTCCCCAGCCTCCCTTTTAAAGGTGTTtcatttggaggcagggtcttgctaagttgcccaggcaAGCTTTGAAcctgtcatcctcctacctcagcctcccaggtgctgacgTTATGGGCATGAGCTGCCACACCCAAGCCACACATCCAAGAGAAACCTTTTAAGAGGAGTTTCACAGCAATGTGGATGGAACAAATACTAATGAATTCTACACTCAAACATGGTGTGACAGTTTTATATTTCTTaccacaattttaaaatattttatgtatttgacagaaagagggccagagtgagagagaatgggcacaccagggctttcaaccactgcaaacgaactccagacacatgcgctcccttgtccatctggctaacgtaggtcctggggaatcgaacctgggttctttggctttgcaggcaaatgccttaattgctaagccattcct
The nucleotide sequence above comes from Jaculus jaculus isolate mJacJac1 chromosome 7, mJacJac1.mat.Y.cur, whole genome shotgun sequence. Encoded proteins:
- the Pdcd5 gene encoding programmed cell death protein 5 — encoded protein: MADEELEALRKQRLAELQAKHGDPGDAAHQEAKQREAEMRNTVLAQVLDQSARARLSNLALVKPEKTKAVENYLIQMARYGQLNGKVSEQGLIEILEKVSQQTEKKTTVKFNRRKVMDSDEDDDY